The Spirosoma radiotolerans genome has a window encoding:
- a CDS encoding winged helix-turn-helix transcriptional regulator: protein MSKFKEYIGVENGQKCPKSYILALTDTINVIHGKWKLPIIASLLRGVNRFTDLLASTEKITPRMLSKELKELEVNGIVDRIVYNQTPVLIEYRLTESGRDIATVIDSMIDWGLLHRSQVIPINS from the coding sequence ATGAGCAAGTTTAAGGAGTATATAGGAGTGGAGAATGGTCAGAAGTGCCCTAAAAGCTACATCCTGGCTTTGACCGACACGATAAACGTTATTCATGGGAAGTGGAAGCTACCCATCATTGCTTCGTTGCTGCGGGGAGTGAATCGGTTTACCGATTTGCTGGCGAGTACCGAAAAAATAACCCCCCGAATGTTATCAAAGGAGCTGAAAGAGTTAGAAGTTAACGGGATTGTAGATCGGATCGTGTATAATCAGACGCCTGTTTTGATTGAGTACCGGTTAACCGAATCGGGCCGAGACATTGCCACGGTGATCGATTCAATGATAGACTGGGGACTGCTTCACCGATCACAGGTTATCCCTATAAATTCGTAA
- a CDS encoding SDR family oxidoreductase: MILVTGATGQFGAKAIDHLLQKGVNPSDIAALVRDAAKAKGLQEKGIGIRLGDYADHHSLVQAFKHVDKLLLVSSNDRQAVENRTAHHINVIKAAKEAKVKHLIYTSFVRKPGFKQSAIATFQQSHVDSETFLKNSGMAYTILQNGMYLEMIPVFSGTQVAEKGIIFFPAGDGKTSYVLREELAEAAAHVLTTAGHLNQVYPLTNTTSASFYDIAGELANVLGKDVSYQSPSVSEFESTLKSMDIPDSYIGMFTMWALALSQSTLDVVDPTLANFLGRKPTTVGQFLNQVYTKS, translated from the coding sequence ATGATTTTAGTTACAGGCGCAACCGGTCAATTTGGGGCTAAGGCCATTGACCATTTACTACAAAAAGGAGTCAATCCTTCAGATATTGCCGCACTAGTTCGAGACGCAGCCAAAGCCAAAGGGCTTCAAGAGAAAGGCATTGGTATTCGACTGGGCGATTACGCCGATCACCACTCACTCGTGCAAGCCTTTAAGCACGTAGACAAGTTATTACTGGTGTCGAGTAATGACCGTCAGGCTGTCGAAAACAGAACCGCTCATCACATCAATGTGATCAAAGCGGCAAAAGAGGCTAAAGTTAAGCATCTTATTTATACCTCGTTCGTCAGAAAACCGGGCTTTAAGCAGTCCGCTATCGCTACCTTTCAACAATCACATGTTGATTCGGAGACCTTTCTTAAGAACAGCGGGATGGCTTATACCATTCTTCAAAACGGGATGTATCTGGAAATGATACCTGTTTTTTCTGGCACACAGGTTGCTGAGAAAGGTATCATTTTCTTTCCAGCCGGTGATGGCAAAACCAGCTATGTCCTGCGTGAAGAACTGGCCGAAGCGGCCGCTCACGTGTTAACGACAGCTGGTCATCTCAACCAGGTATACCCACTAACCAATACAACCTCGGCTTCCTTTTATGACATCGCTGGTGAATTAGCTAATGTTTTGGGAAAAGACGTCTCCTACCAATCGCCCTCGGTTAGTGAATTTGAATCGACGTTGAAAAGCATGGATATACCTGATTCATACATCGGTATGTTTACGATGTGGGCTTTGGCCTTATCACAAAGCACACTGGATGTAGTCGACCCTACTTTGGCGAATTTTTTGGGCCGAAAGCCCACTACAGTCGGGCAGTTTCTTAATCAAGTTTACACCAAAAGCTAA
- a CDS encoding LytR/AlgR family response regulator transcription factor, whose product MTATCLIVDDESLARRLLTDYVRKIPALELAGICASALEAQAFMQQKPVDILLLDIQMPDLTGIGLLQSLSQTRQPGPVTILTTAYADYALQGYELSVTDYLLKPISFERFFQAITKALDFLAYRKMGNPPLNTQAVADEVPPKTGADYLFVKVDYRIQKVRYVDILFVEAYGEYVRIHTETETLLTLLSLSRLTESLPPDTFVRVHRSYLINLTHLDSLQGNTLYIGHQQIPLSKSYREPLMELINRRQLF is encoded by the coding sequence ATGACTGCCACTTGCCTGATTGTGGATGACGAATCCCTGGCCCGACGTCTGCTCACGGACTACGTACGAAAAATCCCCGCCCTGGAACTGGCCGGTATCTGCGCGAGTGCGCTGGAAGCCCAGGCGTTCATGCAGCAGAAGCCCGTCGATATACTCCTGCTCGATATTCAGATGCCCGACCTGACCGGCATTGGCCTGCTTCAGTCGCTCAGTCAGACCCGCCAGCCTGGTCCGGTGACGATTCTGACGACGGCTTACGCCGACTACGCCTTACAGGGCTATGAACTGTCGGTCACGGATTATCTGCTGAAACCCATTTCGTTCGAGCGGTTTTTTCAGGCGATTACCAAAGCACTGGACTTTCTGGCCTACCGAAAAATGGGAAACCCACCACTGAATACCCAGGCCGTTGCCGACGAAGTACCACCGAAAACGGGTGCGGATTATTTGTTTGTGAAAGTGGATTACCGCATCCAGAAAGTCCGCTATGTCGACATCCTGTTTGTCGAAGCGTACGGCGAATACGTTCGGATTCATACCGAAACCGAAACCCTGTTGACCTTGCTTTCGCTAAGCCGTCTGACCGAGTCGTTACCCCCGGATACGTTTGTGCGCGTCCATCGGTCTTACCTCATCAACCTGACTCATCTCGACAGCCTGCAAGGCAACACTCTCTATATTGGTCATCAGCAGATCCCCCTTAGCAAAAGCTACCGGGAGCCGTTGATGGAGTTGATCAACCGACGGCAACTGTTTTGA
- a CDS encoding sensor histidine kinase: MFSTTYALTIHHLRQRQRQTEREKEQLSSELAGLKSQVNPHFLFNTLNNLYTLAYLNEPSTAPMILKLSELMRYMLYECRDDKTPLENEVRFLNNLVAMQQLKSDTFAQNLRLTVEGVAPHHRIAPLLLLVFLENSFKHSDLNQNPSGYIHIAVQAGADDQLQFHCVNTKRSLTGQSTEPGGIGLVNVRKRLALIYPDRHTLLLDDQPDRFAVHLMLPLT, encoded by the coding sequence TTGTTCAGTACAACCTATGCGCTGACCATCCATCACCTGCGACAGCGACAGCGACAGACGGAGCGGGAGAAAGAGCAGTTGAGCAGCGAACTGGCCGGACTGAAAAGTCAGGTCAATCCCCATTTTCTGTTCAATACGCTGAACAACCTGTACACCCTGGCTTACCTCAACGAACCCAGCACGGCGCCGATGATTCTGAAGCTTTCGGAGCTGATGCGGTACATGCTCTACGAATGCCGCGACGATAAAACCCCGCTGGAAAACGAAGTCCGTTTCCTCAACAACCTGGTGGCAATGCAACAGCTTAAATCCGATACGTTTGCGCAGAATCTTCGACTGACCGTCGAAGGCGTGGCACCCCACCACCGCATTGCTCCCCTGTTGCTGCTGGTTTTTCTGGAAAATAGTTTTAAACACAGCGACCTCAACCAGAACCCATCGGGGTACATCCACATCGCGGTTCAGGCCGGGGCCGATGACCAGTTGCAATTCCATTGCGTCAATACGAAACGAAGCCTGACTGGCCAATCCACAGAACCAGGCGGCATTGGTCTGGTCAACGTCAGGAAACGGCTGGCCCTGATTTATCCCGACCGACACACGCTGCTGCTTGATGACCAACCAGATCGATTTGCGGTACACTTAATGCTACCTCTAACATGA